A genome region from Nocardia sp. NBC_01730 includes the following:
- a CDS encoding NUDIX hydrolase, which translates to MTFSATTVLVLALIAAVVIAIGLWAYATANRLDRLHVRSDQSWQALDAALARRAVVARSVALAIAGPSDPTLSERARHLSALAGRAERAGPGDRETVENQLSSALSAVDISSLRPQLVAELADAEARVLIARRFHNDAVRDTLALRTRRPVRILHLGGTAPLPSYFEITERATPAASTGLAVDTIRTTARIVLFDEDDRTLLMRGNDPKTPEASFWFTVGGGVEPGESLRAAAVRELYEETGHRADPDGLRGPIWRRVAVFPFNGDLIRSEELFFALRVRGFEPHAANQTVIERRSITGHKWCTVQDIVELDRSCETVYPYHLDELLAEAAEAASGSADPEVRSIR; encoded by the coding sequence ATCACCTTCTCCGCGACGACGGTTCTCGTCCTCGCGCTCATCGCCGCGGTGGTTATTGCGATCGGTCTCTGGGCGTACGCGACCGCCAACCGGCTCGACCGGCTGCACGTGCGCTCCGACCAGTCCTGGCAGGCGCTCGACGCGGCTTTGGCGCGGAGGGCGGTGGTGGCCAGGTCGGTCGCCTTGGCGATCGCGGGCCCCTCCGATCCGACGCTGTCCGAGCGGGCCAGACACCTGTCCGCGCTGGCGGGCCGGGCCGAGCGGGCCGGGCCCGGCGATCGGGAGACCGTCGAGAACCAGCTGTCCTCGGCGTTGTCGGCGGTCGACATCAGCAGTCTGCGCCCCCAACTGGTCGCCGAGCTGGCCGACGCCGAAGCGCGCGTGCTCATCGCGCGCCGCTTCCACAACGACGCGGTGCGTGACACGCTCGCGCTGCGTACCCGGCGCCCGGTGCGCATCCTGCATCTCGGCGGCACCGCGCCGCTGCCGTCCTACTTCGAGATCACCGAGCGGGCCACGCCCGCCGCGTCCACCGGCCTCGCCGTAGACACCATCCGCACCACCGCGCGCATCGTGCTGTTCGACGAGGACGACCGGACCCTGCTGATGCGCGGCAACGACCCCAAGACGCCGGAGGCATCGTTCTGGTTCACCGTCGGCGGCGGAGTAGAGCCGGGGGAGAGCCTGCGCGCCGCCGCCGTGCGCGAGCTCTACGAGGAGACCGGGCACCGGGCGGACCCGGACGGTTTGCGCGGCCCGATCTGGCGTCGGGTCGCGGTGTTCCCGTTCAATGGCGATCTGATCCGCTCCGAAGAGCTGTTCTTCGCCCTGCGCGTGCGCGGTTTCGAACCGCATGCGGCGAACCAGACCGTGATCGAACGTCGCTCCATCACCGGTCACAAATGGTGCACCGTCCAGGACATCGTCGAGCTGGACCGTTCCTGCGAAACCGTCTACCCGTATCACCTGGACGAACTGCTCGCCGAGGCCGCCGAGGCCGCGTCCGGATCCGCCGATCCCGAGGTCCGCTCCATCCGCTGA
- a CDS encoding glycosyltransferase family 4 protein codes for MKVGMVCPYSFDVPGGVQAHVVELARVFIERGHKVSVLAPAADDTPLPEFVVSAGRAVAIPYNGSVARLSFGPMAYTRIRRWIDGNDFDVLHIHEPNAPSLSMLALKIAEGPIVATFHTSTTKSLVLSTFQGVLRPYHEKISGRIAVSELARRWQVEALGSDAVEIPNGVDVPAFARAPMLPGYPRAGGTVLFLGRYDEPRKGMEVLLGALPDLARRHPEVEILIVGRGDEDRLRREAGPLAGHLRFLGQVSDEEKASAMRSADVYVAPNLGGESFGIILIEAMAAGTAVVASELDAFRRVLRDGAAGMLVPVGDSDALAAALHTVLTDEVRREALVHTATQVVGEYDWPVVAEQILRVYETVTIGDTRVRAAG; via the coding sequence ATGAAGGTCGGCATGGTCTGCCCCTATTCGTTCGACGTCCCTGGCGGCGTGCAGGCGCATGTGGTCGAGCTGGCGCGAGTGTTCATCGAACGCGGGCACAAGGTGAGCGTGCTCGCGCCCGCGGCCGACGACACGCCGCTGCCGGAGTTCGTGGTGTCGGCGGGACGCGCGGTCGCGATTCCGTACAACGGCTCGGTGGCCCGATTGTCCTTCGGTCCTATGGCCTACACCAGGATTCGCCGTTGGATCGACGGAAACGACTTCGACGTACTGCACATCCACGAGCCCAACGCGCCGAGCCTGTCCATGCTCGCGCTGAAGATCGCCGAGGGTCCGATCGTCGCGACCTTCCACACCTCGACGACGAAATCATTGGTGCTGAGTACCTTTCAGGGCGTGCTGCGCCCCTACCACGAGAAGATCTCCGGCCGCATCGCCGTCTCCGAGCTGGCGCGGCGCTGGCAGGTTGAGGCGTTGGGGTCGGACGCGGTAGAGATCCCCAACGGCGTCGACGTCCCCGCGTTCGCCAGGGCGCCGATGCTGCCCGGCTATCCGCGCGCGGGCGGGACGGTGCTGTTCCTCGGCCGCTACGACGAGCCGCGCAAGGGCATGGAGGTATTGCTCGGCGCGCTGCCCGACCTGGCGCGCAGGCATCCGGAGGTGGAGATCCTCATCGTGGGGCGCGGCGACGAGGACCGGCTGCGCCGTGAGGCGGGGCCGCTCGCCGGGCACCTGCGCTTCCTCGGCCAGGTGTCCGACGAGGAGAAAGCCTCGGCAATGCGCAGTGCCGACGTCTACGTCGCGCCCAATCTCGGTGGGGAAAGCTTCGGCATCATCCTGATCGAGGCGATGGCCGCCGGAACCGCCGTGGTCGCCAGCGAACTGGACGCCTTCCGCCGGGTGCTGCGCGACGGGGCGGCTGGCATGCTCGTCCCGGTGGGCGATTCGGACGCCCTGGCCGCCGCGCTGCACACCGTGCTCACCGACGAGGTGCGCAGGGAGGCGCTGGTGCACACCGCGACGCAGGTGGTGGGCGAGTACGACTGGCCAGTGGTGGCCGAGCAGATCCTGCGGGTGTACGAGACGGTGACCATCGGCGACACCCGGGTGCGGGCCGCCGGATGA